One genomic window of Pecten maximus chromosome 3, xPecMax1.1, whole genome shotgun sequence includes the following:
- the LOC117324107 gene encoding E3 ubiquitin-protein ligase PDZRN3-B-like, whose protein sequence is MGFSTHRFITTVDPNLICGICGSVLEDPVLTPCGHSFCRLCLNTWLGKPDVRTCPECRSKVTESDAKPVLSLRNLINGFDVTCDNNERGCKVITKLEKLACHIETCGYVPVKCAGCGTSIHRYELAAHQMRCEGIAAAIKDDVDNDRSLAASRLGNIRLSASITSAEVSNLVSRISFLEQQLKSFKRDLQISESKNRVLEREYRKSREELQEKRNELLDAQYADFDPDYDYGYTPESIAKLSLLIARFLLKKPCYADSDRIFSAIKRCYENYARCGNEFEHDVHMLVASAFASNWFGEAQRINFHCWLQSIARYRQATQNCKSMSSAILDRRPVLNETSTRGSV, encoded by the coding sequence ATGGGGTTCAGTACACATCGCTTTATCACGACGGTCGACCCGAACTTGATCTGTGGAATTTGTGGATCCGTACTTGAAGATCCTGTTTTGACTCCATGTGGACACAGTTTCTGTAGACTATGCCTCAACACCTGGCTCGGTAAACCGGACGTCCGGACGTGTCCGGAGTGTCGAAGCAAAGTGACGGAGAGCGACGCCAAGCCAGTGCTCTCACTTCGAAACCTCATTAATGGATTCGATGTCACGTGTGATAACAATGAACGGGGCTGCAAAGTGATTACCAAGCTAGAGAAGCTCGCGTGCCACATCGAGACATGTGGGTACGTACCGGTCAAGTGTGCAGGATGTGGCACAAGTATCCACCGCTACGAACTCGCCGCCCACCAAATGCGCTGCGAGGGAATTGCCGCCGCCATTAAAGACGACGTAGATAATGACCGCTCCCTTGCCGCCTCGCGACTTGGGAACATCCGGCTGAGCGCCAGCATTACATCAGCGGAAGTGTCAAACCTTGTGTCCCGTATTTCATTCCTGGAACAGCAGCTTAAATCATTCAAGCGTGACCTGCAGATATCAGAGTCCAAGAATCGTGTTCTAGAACGGGAGTACCGGAAGTCTAGAGAGGAGTTACAAGAAAAAAGAAACGAGCTTTTGGATGCCCAATATGCGGACTTTGACCCCGACTACGATTATGGATACACGCCGGAGAGCATCGCCAAACTCTCCCTCCTCATCGCTAGGTTCCTCCTCAAGAAACCATGCTACGCGGACAGCGACCGGATCTTCAGTGCTATTAAACGGTGCTATGAGAACTATGCGCGTTGTGGTAATGAGTTCGAACACGATGTGCATATGTTGGTTGCCTCGGCTTTCGCCAGTAACTGGTTTGGAGAGGCTCAGCGTATTAACTTCCATTGCTGGTTACAGAGCATAGCTCGGTATAGACAAGCCACACAAAACTGTAAGTCAATGTCCTCTGCTATACTTGACAGAAGACCTGTCCTAAATGAAACTTCAACTCGGGGATCGGTTTAA